In Rutidosis leptorrhynchoides isolate AG116_Rl617_1_P2 chromosome 6, CSIRO_AGI_Rlap_v1, whole genome shotgun sequence, the DNA window gactcgaggacgagtcttttcgaAGAAGGGGAGAATGATGCAGATAGGAATGTGGGTCCAAAAAGCCCAAACTTAAACAGTATATTGATGGCCCAAGTTAGTTTTAAAAGTGGACTTGGATTGAAAAGATGGCAATGGGATTCTGGATAATATGGCGTGGACACCAAGAAGTTAGATTTTGATAAATATTTGATTTCCTATTTTTATGATAtttagttattttgtttcctttgttttaTGGACTTTATATATTGGTATGTTTAGATGGAATATTCAGACTACGATTTTGATAATATAGTTAATAAAACAGCCGCTGGCTTTTGGTTCCTATGCACATCGTGCATTATCTTATTAATTTGGTGCAAGTTCATATTCATCATCAATAATTAGCCTTTTGTTTGGCCATACGATCCGTTTCTTGCATTAGGTAGAGGTAGAGGTAGCACGTCCACCCATTTACaaatatgagagagagagagagagagagagagagagagagagagagagagagagagagagagagagagagagagagagagagagagagaacctGCATGATAAGTAGTTGTGTTGAAATATGGGTTTTTATTCTTGAAACAACATATCCTGCAGTCTGCAAGTTGTCATCGTCATAGTAGTCTTCAATTGTAGCATTACTAGTGGTGAATGTGTCACCATCGTCATCATTATCATCAAAAGAAGAGTGAGCAACATTGGGCATGTCAATGTCAATCCTATCCATAATTCTGATAAGTTTCAATAAACCAGATATCATTGAAGCTGATGTTTGTTTTAAAGAAAGGAAGATGCATGACCACTCATCTTCAGTGAGCAAAGATCCCAAGTCACCCACCAAACGCATCAAACCAGATACTCCAGTAGTAGCACAACCATGAGCTGGATTTTTCAACAAGCCTGCTACTAATGATACCACTGCACCTAAATGAGACCTCATCACACCAAAAAAGTTGACATATAAATCTATCAAACAACGAGTTGCTACAGAACAAGTTTCAgaatcccatgatgatgatgatgtatttggCGTCGCTGCTGCTCCTTTCTCTttcttgtcattattattattattattattattattcacattTTCAAAAACAGGAAAAATTACAGTGCCGATAACAGTAATCCAGAATGAGCGAGAAAAAAGATGGCCATGGTCCTTCAAAATGTTGAAAAGCACTTCCAAAGCACTTTTTCTAATAGCTAATCTAGGATCAGATGTCAACAAAGACAAGCCTGAAAAacaacaagaataataataatatcaaaataaagaATCAGaagatacatacatgcatacatctCTCGGAAGGAGTTGTATAGCAACCAACCAGTCAACATTTTTTTAACATCAAATTTAAATAAATTACCACTCAGTAAAGGAATCCAATAAGAAGATGCATTCTCAttctcatctttattattattattattattatccaataataataaagtttgtccATCAGCAGCAGCTTCCTTCACAGATGGAATGATGATGCTCAAATCATGATGATCATGATCAtcatcagcagcagcagcagggACATTTTCTTTATTGCAGCAAATAAGGCCCCCTTCGGAAAGTTTGACAGCACAGAAGCGGAGAAAAGCAATGGCATTAAGACTTACATCGCTGTTAAATCTGCTATTGGTGAATGTAATGAGGCATCTAACACAATCAGTGAAAGTCAGTGTCTCTGTCTCAGTTATATAAGGGAAGTATTCCCGTACTATTTTCTCCATCGTTTCAAATGCCAACAACACTACATTCTTCCTTTCATCAGCCGCAGCAGCTGTTAAAGCCTgtcccaacattattattattattatttttatttttatataatatatgccCTAATAATAAACTCATCAATCAATGGTATGGTAGTACATACAACTACAACTTGTACATATGACAGTTTCACTTGAACATATTGCACACACTAGTCAGTCAGTATTTGATGTACACCAGTTTTTAATGGTCTAAATGAAATTTCTATTTCATAGTATCGGACTAAAAGCATGGTCAACAAATGAGAGCTATTTAAATCGAGATTCAAATGAGGTAAAATAGTACATATGTTTCAACAGTATGCCTTCCATACAGTGGAaacaaggttgtaaaagtcactAGTTAGAGCTACTCGGACTACTTCAAAATCTCTCGACAAGTCGGGGACCTTAACAACCATGAGTGCAAGGTACAAACCAACCACATAAGAAAATTATTCAACTTCCTATAAAAGCATCAATTAAAGTCAATGGCTAGTAAACAAGATGCATATCATCCTAGATCTTATTAGTCTAAATTACATTGTCCAATGAAACATTAGTTTGTCTGATTATTCACAAATAGTTACTTGAGCAATTACAAGTCTCCAACTTTAACTTCTGGAAGTAACGTTCAATTTTTTTCTTTTAAATGACAGCGGAAATAAATGTCAGGCTAAAAGATGATAATCTTTCGAGTCAATATGGAAAAAGatataaatttcattattattattatagattttaTAGAATATAATGGTATCTGTAAAAGAAGGAAGGTCGAGCAGCGTAAGATTATTAGCAAAAGAAAAAGCATAAGAAAGCATACCATGAAAACGCTTTTCCACCCAGACTTTATATTATGGACTCGACTGAGGATCATTTGTGAAAGGCAACGAACAATTAGTTCCCTGATTTCAACAGAGTTGCTTTTCTGCATGACGATCACAAATGGTCTCAGAAACTCATTTTGAAAGTTGTAGTTGGCCAATTCTTCTCGCTCAAgaaatttcattgaaagttgacgcaACGAATCCATCACAAAGATGGCAACTGACAGGTTTTCTGACAAACCAACTGAAACAAAAAAATCTGAAAGGACACTCCATATGCGTGACCACACTAATCTGATACGGTTCATGTTGTAGTGCCTGGAAACGAGATTCAAATCAAATGAATGATAATGTGTCAAAATCTAAGAATTAAAAAACTTACTGTAATTTATTATCACTTGCGAGGATTATGTGAAACAAGTTAATTAGGTTTTActctacctggggaccgataggtatcctgggtagaagaatgacttcccttttactttagggtagaggaaaggactgtctacatctaacctcccccatactccactttagtggaattgggtaatgttgttgttgttgttgtaagttaattaattaatttattcaattcaatataaataataataataataatatagtaaaggGTAGGGGATCTTACGCAACTTCAACTATTTTTGTCAGACTGAATACCCTAGGATCAGTTGGTGATTGTAACTCTGACATGGAAACTTTACAGAGGGCTTTCACAAAAGCAACAATTGCTTCGCTGTCTAACCTTTGGCTATGAGCAAAAATGTGGTTCAGTTCAAAATTTCCTATCTGTTCGAGCAGGTTCAAATTCGATATAAAGTTGTTAATTTGATCTGGAGTCACCAATCCTGCTGAGgtggcattattattattattagcaaatgaGGTGCTATCATATGAACTCCCCCGAACAACTGCCATTACTACATGAGGATTTTGAAGGGTGGTTCCTTTCTTTTTCAAATTTGTAGTAAAACCACCAGACCTCAATGATGATGATTTATCTTCTGATGTTGTTGTTGTTTCACTAGTAGTGTTTGATCCACTTGTAAAAAAGGATGCATCAGATGGAGCCCCCTCCCCCAATAGTTGCAAATGCTCAAATCGAGATAGACAAGTCAATATATGTTCCCAGGCATCCTGAAGATAATTTCCGTCTTCTATCGCAATTGCTATTATTGCCTACAAACAAATAaatttagatttagatttagatAGGGGAACAGGAGAAAAGTGGGGAGGGAGCACCTTGACAGCATCAACGTTCTTTTGCTTCATGTCTGCTGCGCAATGAAGGTAGGTGAACTTTGCAACACTAGTGACAAATGCATCTCTCTGAGTCTGCATACCCATGACTGCGGTAACATGCACAGCATGCCTAAATCCCTGTAAGCAATGATTAGTGGCTGCTTTATCATCACTCTGGTCCAGAGTTACACTAAAGGCAGCCAGCATTGGGCCCCAACACACTTCTACCATAAATCTCAATATTGCCACATCTGCAACATCATAGTAACTACAAGACCTGCAGCACAGCAGCACCACCAAAATAACAACATTATTTACAGAAACCTAAAATTAAAAACCATTCAATGGACATGTATGTAGAACTACTAGTGTATAATTTATTATCCATCAAAAGGCATTGAAAACAGATACACTAATATTTATTACCCCGATTTTCCTGATTTCTCCTTAAATTGGTCTTGGATGTGCCTTATGAGGTCTCCATTCGCACCCAATGGCTTTTCTTCTGCCTGCTTCCAAACAAGGTTAAGTATACCATCCAAGCCCAGTAATCTATTAACACTGTTTGTTTGCTTGTTCTGTGGTACTGAAGTTTCAGCTTTCATCTTAATTTCATTCTTCACAATTTGATCATACAGGGCACCTAAATAATCTTCAGCTAAGTCCTTTCCATCATCGATCCCTCGATTGTTCCGTACAAAATCAGTTTTGCTCATctagtataaaaaaaaaataaaagaaaaaaacaaGCATGAAAATCAGACAACCCAACTAAACATTGCGACACTTAACGAACATTAACGTAAAGCAAAGATTTTGTAACCCTCCCAGACAGAAAGTAGTGAATATTTAATCTAGCTAAACCATATTAAAAtgatgatttttgataaagataaaCAAAAATATGTATAAAGTTTCATGAAGGTATCCCTATAAGTGATGGACAAGTTATTTACAAaacaaaaaatcaaaaaaaaaaaaaaaaaaaaaaaaaccaacataGCAAAGCAATAATAAGATAAATCTCACCTTGTCTTTCACCATGCTGTTATGGGCATCGGTATTCAGCATTATGACAGAATAGGCAAGGACATAGGCTGTATCAGCACTAGAAAAAGAAGTAGGGTTGCACTTACAATAGCGCTCTGCAAATTTCTCCATGATGCGATCAATTTTTTGTGCCTCGCCAGGTAATCTGAAACCCCTTAGAAAAAATCTAATAGCCTCACCAAAGTCCATTCCATCAAAAATAAAGGAATCCACATAGGCATGCATTACTCTCAAAGCAAAGTCTTCCCTTTCACCAAGATAGTCACCAATCACAGTCTCATTCAGACCAGATGTGTTCTTCAAGAATAATGCAACAGCTTCCGGAGTAACATcaatttttttgttacttattaaaAACTCTATACCC includes these proteins:
- the LOC139855558 gene encoding brefeldin A-inhibited guanine nucleotide-exchange protein 1 isoform X2, whose amino-acid sequence is MIAMLILLTYLKDICRTVNGLLKTALGPPPGSSTTLSPVHDLTFRVESVKCLVIIIKSMGVWMDQQLRIGGEIGVLRNNNNASDNNNNDSPLVDSSTSLGGDEVTLPDFDLHQEAAISEHSTATLEQRRAYKLELQKGISLFNRKPWKGIEFLISNKKIDVTPEAVALFLKNTSGLNETVIGDYLGEREDFALRVMHAYVDSFIFDGMDFGEAIRFFLRGFRLPGEAQKIDRIMEKFAERYCKCNPTSFSSADTAYVLAYSVIMLNTDAHNSMVKDKMSKTDFVRNNRGIDDGKDLAEDYLGALYDQIVKNEIKMKAETSVPQNKQTNSVNRLLGLDGILNLVWKQAEEKPLGANGDLIRHIQDQFKEKSGKSGSCSYYDVADVAILRFMVEVCWGPMLAAFSVTLDQSDDKAATNHCLQGFRHAVHVTAVMGMQTQRDAFVTSVAKFTYLHCAADMKQKNVDAVKAIIAIAIEDGNYLQDAWEHILTCLSRFEHLQLLGEGAPSDASFFTSGSNTTSETTTTSEDKSSSLRSGGFTTNLKKKGTTLQNPHVVMAVVRGSSYDSTSFANNNNNATSAGLVTPDQINNFISNLNLLEQIGNFELNHIFAHSQRLDSEAIVAFVKALCKVSMSELQSPTDPRVFSLTKIVEVAHYNMNRIRLVWSRIWSVLSDFFVSVGLSENLSVAIFVMDSLRQLSMKFLEREELANYNFQNEFLRPFVIVMQKSNSVEIRELIVRCLSQMILSRVHNIKSGWKSVFMALTAAAADERKNVVLLAFETMEKIVREYFPYITETETLTFTDCVRCLITFTNSRFNSDVSLNAIAFLRFCAVKLSEGGLICCNKENVPAAAADDDHDHHDLSIIIPSVKEAAADGQTLLLLDNNNNNNKDENENASSYWIPLLSGLSLLTSDPRLAIRKSALEVLFNILKDHGHLFSRSFWITVIGTVIFPVFENVNNNNNNNNNDKKEKGAAATPNTSSSSWDSETCSVATRCLIDLYVNFFGVMRSHLGAVVSLVAGLLKNPAHGCATTGVSGLMRLVGDLGSLLTEDEWSCIFLSLKQTSASMISGLLKLIRIMDRIDIDMPNVAHSSFDDNDDDGDTFTTSNATIEDYYDDDNLQTAGYVVSRIKTHISTQLLIMQVTTDVYNMQQHLLKASSVKIVLEIFSQTVYHAHELSMEMGLHLKLQRACSILEISDPPVVHFENESYQNILNLLHHLLTSDPSMSEEMGIEAQLFTICKQVIQIYLNCSRLEHKKPPPVAVRWILPLNSAVKEELGARTSLLVSALRVLSEVDKGCFRRYLSTLFPLLVDLVRCEHSSREVQPVLTNLFQTCIGPIIMEV
- the LOC139855558 gene encoding brefeldin A-inhibited guanine nucleotide-exchange protein 1 isoform X1 produces the protein MSSSGSQTLGGQSRCGWLLGPSLDKIIKNAAWRKHSHIVAACKSALDKLETLSDDDSSSSSTPLYGVSSDSDADSLILPLILAIDSSSSKVVEPALDCCYRLFSLGLIRCEIDPSQQPPSLIFRLVDSICKCSSGLGEEVVELALLKTLLSAVRSSTVFIRADCLNQIVKTCYNVYLGGVNGTNQICAKAVLAQMMVIVFARVEADSLLTSFKTVSVTGLLEFNDRNLNEGSSILFVQNLINEVVFTNVVEVVNHDSAANLLPEMSEKPESSADYYEFELRRGDNKEDFGTSSYTKIRDDGVMVFKNLCKLSMKFSSQEQPDDHILLRGKMLSLELLKVIMENAGPIWRTNERFLNVIKQFLCLSLLKNSALSVMSIFQLLCSIFESLLSKYRSVLKSEIGIFFPMLVLRVLENVLQPSFIQKMTILSLLDKISQDSQIMIDIFVNYDCDVDSPNIFERTVNGLLKTALGPPPGSSTTLSPVHDLTFRVESVKCLVIIIKSMGVWMDQQLRIGGEIGVLRNNNNASDNNNNDSPLVDSSTSLGGDEVTLPDFDLHQEAAISEHSTATLEQRRAYKLELQKGISLFNRKPWKGIEFLISNKKIDVTPEAVALFLKNTSGLNETVIGDYLGEREDFALRVMHAYVDSFIFDGMDFGEAIRFFLRGFRLPGEAQKIDRIMEKFAERYCKCNPTSFSSADTAYVLAYSVIMLNTDAHNSMVKDKMSKTDFVRNNRGIDDGKDLAEDYLGALYDQIVKNEIKMKAETSVPQNKQTNSVNRLLGLDGILNLVWKQAEEKPLGANGDLIRHIQDQFKEKSGKSGSCSYYDVADVAILRFMVEVCWGPMLAAFSVTLDQSDDKAATNHCLQGFRHAVHVTAVMGMQTQRDAFVTSVAKFTYLHCAADMKQKNVDAVKAIIAIAIEDGNYLQDAWEHILTCLSRFEHLQLLGEGAPSDASFFTSGSNTTSETTTTSEDKSSSLRSGGFTTNLKKKGTTLQNPHVVMAVVRGSSYDSTSFANNNNNATSAGLVTPDQINNFISNLNLLEQIGNFELNHIFAHSQRLDSEAIVAFVKALCKVSMSELQSPTDPRVFSLTKIVEVAHYNMNRIRLVWSRIWSVLSDFFVSVGLSENLSVAIFVMDSLRQLSMKFLEREELANYNFQNEFLRPFVIVMQKSNSVEIRELIVRCLSQMILSRVHNIKSGWKSVFMALTAAAADERKNVVLLAFETMEKIVREYFPYITETETLTFTDCVRCLITFTNSRFNSDVSLNAIAFLRFCAVKLSEGGLICCNKENVPAAAADDDHDHHDLSIIIPSVKEAAADGQTLLLLDNNNNNNKDENENASSYWIPLLSGLSLLTSDPRLAIRKSALEVLFNILKDHGHLFSRSFWITVIGTVIFPVFENVNNNNNNNNNDKKEKGAAATPNTSSSSWDSETCSVATRCLIDLYVNFFGVMRSHLGAVVSLVAGLLKNPAHGCATTGVSGLMRLVGDLGSLLTEDEWSCIFLSLKQTSASMISGLLKLIRIMDRIDIDMPNVAHSSFDDNDDDGDTFTTSNATIEDYYDDDNLQTAGYVVSRIKTHISTQLLIMQVTTDVYNMQQHLLKASSVKIVLEIFSQTVYHAHELSMEMGLHLKLQRACSILEISDPPVVHFENESYQNILNLLHHLLTSDPSMSEEMGIEAQLFTICKQVIQIYLNCSRLEHKKPPPVAVRWILPLNSAVKEELGARTSLLVSALRVLSEVDKGCFRRYLSTLFPLLVDLVRCEHSSREVQPVLTNLFQTCIGPIIMEV